A region from the Melioribacter roseus P3M-2 genome encodes:
- a CDS encoding isocitrate/isopropylmalate dehydrogenase family protein, which translates to MRTIVALPGDGIGKVVLPEAIRLLNAAGFIAEYVWGDIGWEFWRNEGNPLPQRTIDLIEKHKIALFGAITSKPKDKAAEELKPELRDKGYVYFSPIVALRQHFNLDICIRPCISFKGNPLNFIRKKIDGSYEEPFVNAVIFRQNTEGLYAGVEWTNPPEVVRKALETHPKMKAFANVPGEELAISTRIVTKKASERIIRSAFEYARKYNYKSVTLCEKPNVLRETSGMMLKIAREISKEYPEIQLWDTNIDAQMMWLTKNPEDYGVIVAENMFGDIISDGFAGLIGGLGFACSANIGEEVAVFEPTHGSAPKYEKLKPSIVNPIAMFMSAIMMLEHIGENDIADKIKKAIAKVIEEGKVRTYDMLKLKGGPDVIELGAATTQQMTDAVISKL; encoded by the coding sequence ATGAGAACAATCGTAGCGCTACCGGGGGATGGAATTGGAAAAGTAGTTCTTCCTGAAGCAATTAGATTATTAAATGCAGCCGGATTTATCGCGGAATATGTTTGGGGCGATATCGGTTGGGAATTTTGGCGTAACGAAGGAAATCCTTTGCCGCAAAGGACAATCGACTTAATCGAAAAACACAAGATTGCTCTTTTCGGAGCGATAACGAGCAAACCGAAAGATAAAGCCGCCGAAGAATTGAAACCAGAATTGCGCGACAAAGGTTATGTCTACTTTTCCCCTATCGTTGCGCTCAGGCAACACTTCAATCTCGATATCTGTATTCGTCCTTGTATTTCTTTCAAAGGCAATCCGTTAAATTTTATCCGCAAAAAAATTGACGGCTCTTACGAAGAACCGTTCGTCAATGCAGTTATATTCCGGCAAAACACCGAAGGTCTTTATGCGGGAGTCGAATGGACAAATCCGCCTGAAGTTGTAAGAAAAGCCCTTGAAACGCATCCCAAGATGAAAGCTTTTGCGAACGTTCCGGGCGAAGAGCTTGCAATTTCCACGAGGATTGTAACCAAAAAAGCGAGCGAAAGAATTATTAGGTCTGCTTTCGAATATGCAAGGAAGTATAATTACAAGAGCGTTACATTATGCGAAAAACCGAATGTGCTTCGCGAAACTTCCGGCATGATGCTTAAAATTGCTCGCGAAATTTCGAAAGAATATCCGGAGATTCAATTGTGGGACACAAACATCGACGCGCAAATGATGTGGCTTACAAAAAATCCCGAAGATTACGGAGTTATTGTAGCTGAAAATATGTTCGGAGACATTATTAGCGACGGTTTTGCCGGACTTATCGGCGGACTCGGATTTGCTTGCAGCGCCAATATAGGCGAAGAAGTTGCCGTATTCGAACCGACTCACGGCTCGGCTCCCAAATACGAAAAGTTAAAACCTTCGATAGTAAATCCGATTGCCATGTTTATGAGCGCCATAATGATGCTCGAACACATCGGCGAAAACGACATTGCCGACAAAATTAAAAAAGCAATAGCGAAAGTAATCGAAGAAGGCAAAGTAAGAACTTACGATATGCTTAAGCTCAAAGGCGGTCCGGACGTTATTGAACTTGGAGCGGCAACTACACAACAAATGACAGACGCGGTAATTTCGAAACTATAA
- a CDS encoding pyridoxine 5'-phosphate synthase translates to MKFSVNIDHIATLRNARAEFQPDPVAFALMAELFGVDGIVVHLREDRRHINERDVRLLRELITTKLDLEMAAVDEIIEIACDVKPELATIVPEKRQELTTEGGINVIDNIGLLSDTIKRLHAAGIDVSLFVEPDVDQINAAAEINADYIEIHTGKYANSPSEEERFDELDKIRLAAKHAKKLGLGVNAGHGLNYVNMKEFVAIKDIDEVSIGHAVIARSVFVGVEKAIKEMIDIIRNAQ, encoded by the coding sequence ATGAAGTTTAGCGTTAATATAGATCATATTGCAACGCTCCGAAATGCACGAGCCGAATTTCAACCCGACCCGGTGGCTTTTGCGCTGATGGCTGAACTCTTCGGCGTTGACGGTATTGTTGTGCACCTGAGAGAGGACAGGCGTCATATAAATGAACGCGATGTACGACTTTTACGAGAACTAATTACGACAAAACTCGACCTCGAAATGGCTGCGGTCGACGAAATAATAGAGATTGCCTGCGATGTAAAACCGGAACTTGCCACTATCGTTCCGGAAAAAAGACAGGAACTAACGACCGAGGGCGGAATAAACGTTATCGACAATATCGGGTTGTTGAGCGATACTATAAAACGCCTTCATGCAGCGGGAATTGACGTATCGCTTTTCGTCGAGCCCGACGTCGACCAGATAAACGCGGCTGCCGAAATCAATGCCGATTATATCGAAATTCATACGGGCAAATATGCCAATTCTCCCTCGGAAGAAGAAAGATTCGACGAACTCGATAAAATCCGACTGGCTGCAAAGCACGCTAAAAAATTGGGACTTGGCGTTAATGCCGGTCACGGTTTGAATTACGTCAATATGAAAGAATTCGTAGCAATCAAAGATATCGACGAAGTAAGTATCGGTCATGCAGTAATAGCGCGCTCGGTGTTTGTCGGCGTTGAAAAAGCAATTAAAGAAATGATCGATATTATCCGAAACGCTCAATAA
- a CDS encoding TIGR02757 family protein — MADNLKKKLDCHYRQFNNKSIVPDPVLFPHRYTDYRDIEISAFISSLFAYGNISQILKTLDEIHSIMQNKPYEFALDFSWNTKVFDKLKYRFYTSHDIKLLFYSLNRIYTQYGSLKYLFLLYHFEKEENLKSSISFFVKNITDIMSKKGKATGGIKFMLPDPMKNSACKRMNLFLRWMVRKDNIDFGLWHEIGTDKLVIPVDTHVAKISKRLGLTSGKIINWKMAEEITGNLKKFNPSDPVKYDFAICHIGMNKMNI, encoded by the coding sequence TTGGCTGATAATCTCAAGAAAAAATTAGACTGCCATTACAGACAGTTCAACAACAAGTCGATTGTACCCGATCCGGTTTTGTTCCCTCACAGGTATACCGATTACCGAGACATCGAGATATCGGCATTTATTTCGTCTTTGTTTGCTTACGGCAATATTTCACAAATACTTAAAACGCTCGACGAAATTCACTCGATTATGCAAAACAAACCGTACGAGTTTGCGCTTGATTTTTCCTGGAATACAAAAGTATTCGATAAATTGAAATACCGTTTTTACACTTCGCACGATATTAAACTTCTTTTTTACTCGCTCAACAGAATTTACACACAGTACGGCTCTTTAAAATATTTATTCCTGCTTTATCACTTCGAAAAAGAAGAAAATTTGAAATCGTCAATCTCTTTTTTCGTAAAAAACATAACCGATATAATGAGCAAAAAAGGGAAAGCAACGGGGGGAATAAAATTTATGCTGCCCGACCCGATGAAAAACAGCGCATGCAAGAGAATGAATCTGTTTTTAAGGTGGATGGTCAGAAAAGACAATATCGATTTCGGGCTATGGCATGAGATCGGAACGGATAAACTCGTAATTCCCGTCGATACTCATGTGGCAAAAATAAGCAAAAGACTTGGGTTGACTAGCGGAAAAATAATCAATTGGAAAATGGCCGAAGAGATAACTGGAAATCTGAAAAAATTCAATCCGTCCGATCCGGTTAAATACGACTTCGCAATTTGTCATATCGGTATGAATAAGATGAATATCTGA
- a CDS encoding OPT family oligopeptide transporter, translating to MSEQKRFVPFVSPETNMAEFTARALIIGLLMAVVLGAANAYLGLKAGMTIAATYPAAVIGMALLKLMKGTILEENFARTVGSIGESIAAGAIFTLPAFFIAGIWDPFFTPGNYAISTAIMVAGGILGIMFVALLRRVMVEDVELPFPESVAAAEIHKAGRNGTAGSKYLFSAMGIGAVIQMLGKFKLFAFSYDKVLHFGKGSILFRSPEVSPAYMGVGYIIGPRLAALNFSGGVIAWGLLAPIIAYFKYTAAGDTSMDTTDMLVQVWKDYVRPIAIGGMLVGAAYTLWKMRNSLITGIGRSVSDVKKAATGEVTEIRTEKDLSFTTILGGIGLTAVATFFIYNYFAQDIFAALVATVVMIIAGFFFAAVSGYLVGIIGSSNNPISGLTLSTLVVAAVLMVALGMKGTQGVAAVLGVAAVVCVSAAVAGEMLQDLKAGHILGGTPWKMQLGDIIGVIIASAVMFIPLFILHEGDIKSGGMGFGGDALPAPQASLMAILSNGIVAGQMEWILIFTGMLMGVGFIMMNVKSPMLVSVGMYLPLGTTFAIFVGGLIKGIVERISAKHNFNDAQKSRVENVGILLAAGLIAGEALIGLLFAGFAFWEVPLLEIFKEPTFIISLAVLLFIAYLLVRIPIKNAGKPEDPASPSVPV from the coding sequence ATGTCGGAACAAAAACGATTTGTCCCTTTCGTTTCGCCGGAAACAAATATGGCGGAATTTACGGCGCGGGCTCTGATTATCGGATTGCTTATGGCAGTTGTGCTCGGAGCCGCAAATGCATATTTGGGTCTTAAAGCCGGTATGACAATAGCTGCCACCTATCCGGCGGCGGTAATAGGGATGGCTCTGCTGAAATTAATGAAAGGCACAATACTCGAAGAGAATTTTGCCCGTACAGTCGGTTCGATCGGAGAATCGATAGCTGCGGGAGCTATTTTCACATTGCCCGCTTTTTTTATAGCGGGAATTTGGGATCCTTTTTTTACTCCGGGTAATTATGCAATTTCAACGGCAATAATGGTTGCCGGCGGTATACTCGGTATTATGTTTGTAGCTCTATTACGCCGGGTTATGGTGGAAGATGTTGAACTTCCTTTCCCGGAATCGGTTGCAGCTGCGGAAATTCATAAAGCCGGTCGTAACGGCACGGCAGGCTCGAAATATTTATTCAGCGCTATGGGTATAGGCGCAGTTATCCAGATGCTCGGGAAATTCAAATTGTTCGCTTTTTCTTACGATAAAGTTTTACACTTCGGCAAAGGAAGCATTCTTTTCCGTTCGCCTGAGGTAAGTCCTGCATATATGGGAGTGGGATATATCATCGGTCCCCGCCTCGCCGCATTGAACTTCAGCGGAGGCGTAATTGCCTGGGGTCTGCTCGCCCCGATTATCGCTTATTTCAAGTATACAGCCGCCGGCGATACTTCAATGGACACTACTGATATGCTTGTGCAGGTATGGAAAGATTACGTGCGTCCCATTGCAATAGGAGGCATGCTCGTGGGCGCAGCATATACATTATGGAAAATGAGAAACAGTCTTATTACCGGTATCGGCAGGTCGGTTAGCGACGTTAAAAAAGCGGCTACAGGCGAAGTGACCGAAATCCGTACCGAAAAAGACCTCAGTTTTACTACAATACTCGGCGGTATCGGCTTGACCGCAGTCGCCACGTTTTTCATCTATAATTATTTTGCTCAGGACATTTTCGCCGCATTAGTAGCGACTGTTGTAATGATAATTGCAGGGTTCTTTTTTGCCGCTGTATCGGGTTATCTTGTCGGCATTATCGGCTCGAGCAACAATCCTATAAGCGGTTTGACATTGTCTACTCTGGTTGTAGCGGCTGTATTAATGGTTGCATTGGGAATGAAAGGAACTCAGGGCGTTGCCGCTGTTCTCGGCGTGGCTGCCGTAGTCTGCGTCTCGGCGGCTGTGGCTGGCGAAATGCTTCAGGACCTGAAAGCCGGTCATATCCTCGGAGGTACTCCCTGGAAAATGCAGCTCGGCGATATTATCGGAGTTATTATTGCATCTGCTGTTATGTTTATACCTCTTTTTATTCTGCACGAAGGCGATATCAAATCGGGCGGAATGGGATTCGGCGGCGACGCTCTGCCGGCTCCGCAGGCAAGTTTGATGGCTATTCTGTCGAATGGTATCGTTGCGGGTCAAATGGAATGGATCTTGATCTTCACGGGAATGCTGATGGGCGTCGGGTTTATTATGATGAACGTTAAAAGTCCAATGCTTGTAAGCGTCGGTATGTATCTCCCGCTGGGTACCACATTCGCAATTTTTGTGGGCGGCCTTATTAAAGGAATAGTCGAAAGAATTTCTGCTAAACATAATTTCAACGACGCGCAAAAATCGAGAGTCGAAAATGTAGGAATATTGCTTGCCGCAGGTTTGATTGCGGGCGAAGCGCTGATTGGATTGCTCTTTGCGGGCTTCGCGTTCTGGGAAGTGCCGCTCCTGGAAATCTTCAAAGAGCCTACATTCATTATCAGTCTGGCTGTATTGTTGTTTATTGCCTATTTACTTGTAAGAATTCCTATTAAGAATGCGGGCAAGCCGGAAGACCCGGCCTCTCCTTCGGTTCCGGTTTAA
- a CDS encoding PqqD family protein, whose amino-acid sequence MDFLRRRKILKDKNYLDLTPVRKVEYEQEGNLVTLLIPKFTSAFAVKFIVPRMKSRYIKLKLDELGSASWLEIDDNTNVRELCNRLRNKLGDKIEPVEERLTRFLTRLYMEKIISFKEIEGEKL is encoded by the coding sequence ATGGATTTTTTAAGAAGAAGAAAAATATTAAAAGACAAAAATTATCTCGATCTTACGCCGGTCAGAAAGGTCGAATACGAGCAAGAGGGTAATCTGGTTACTTTATTGATTCCCAAATTTACAAGCGCGTTTGCGGTTAAATTTATTGTACCGAGGATGAAATCCAGATATATTAAACTGAAGCTCGACGAACTCGGCTCGGCTTCGTGGCTCGAAATCGACGACAATACAAATGTGCGCGAATTGTGTAATCGACTCCGAAATAAACTCGGCGATAAAATCGAGCCGGTTGAAGAACGTTTGACCCGGTTTCTGACTCGTTTGTATATGGAAAAAATTATTTCTTTTAAGGAAATAGAAGGAGAAAAATTATGA
- a CDS encoding aminoacyl-histidine dipeptidase produces MSNTLGNLKPELLWKHFEEICMRPHPSRNEKLVSEYIIDFAKKNSLDYSVDGFGNIVVRKPATPGKENLMTVAFQGHLDMVPEKNNDVKHNFDKDPIQAYVDGDWVKAKGTTLGSDNGIGVAAALAILESKDLEHGPIEALFTLDEETGLNGAQALQPGFLKADIMINLDSEEDGAFYIGCAGGQNTFAEFKIKTTPYKENTVPLEVSITGLKGGHSGLDIASGRGNAIKLMARLLYNLNEKFGVTLSKINGGSKHNAIPREAFALIRIPKKNYLEVLDTVSKFESAIQAELATVEPSLQVIAKKVQSRAKVIDKATSDKIIASLFGIQNGVIKMSADIEGLVETSSNLAVVVTKQNSVEVITSQRSSVESEKYEISNAIAAVFKLAKAKVNFGEGYPGWKPDINSPILKIMKGVYKHMFGAEPEIKAIHAGLECGIIKEKFPHIDMISLGPTIQGAHSPDEKVQISTVQKFWDILVNTLKAIPSK; encoded by the coding sequence ATGAGCAACACACTCGGTAATCTTAAACCCGAATTGTTATGGAAACATTTCGAAGAAATTTGCATGAGACCGCATCCGTCGAGGAACGAAAAGCTGGTATCAGAATATATTATAGATTTTGCCAAGAAAAATTCGCTCGACTACAGCGTCGACGGATTCGGAAATATTGTAGTTAGAAAACCCGCCACTCCAGGAAAAGAAAATTTAATGACGGTAGCATTTCAGGGACATCTCGATATGGTGCCCGAAAAAAACAACGACGTCAAACACAACTTCGACAAAGACCCGATTCAAGCTTATGTAGACGGCGATTGGGTAAAAGCCAAAGGCACTACGCTCGGTTCCGATAACGGCATCGGCGTAGCTGCGGCTCTGGCAATTCTGGAATCGAAAGATCTGGAACACGGTCCGATCGAAGCTCTTTTTACGCTCGACGAGGAAACCGGATTAAACGGCGCTCAGGCTCTGCAACCGGGTTTCCTGAAAGCAGACATTATGATTAATCTCGATTCGGAAGAAGACGGCGCATTTTATATCGGCTGCGCCGGAGGACAAAATACGTTTGCCGAATTCAAAATTAAAACAACCCCGTATAAAGAAAATACCGTACCCCTCGAAGTTTCGATAACCGGACTAAAAGGAGGACATTCGGGACTCGATATTGCCAGCGGTCGGGGAAATGCAATTAAATTGATGGCCCGTTTGCTCTATAATCTGAATGAAAAATTCGGCGTTACATTGTCGAAGATCAACGGCGGAAGCAAGCATAATGCCATACCGAGAGAAGCTTTCGCTTTAATCAGAATACCGAAGAAAAATTACCTCGAAGTTCTCGATACAGTCTCGAAATTCGAATCGGCGATTCAGGCGGAACTGGCTACGGTCGAACCTTCTTTGCAGGTGATTGCCAAAAAAGTACAGTCGCGGGCGAAAGTAATCGACAAAGCCACATCCGATAAAATTATTGCGTCTCTCTTTGGAATTCAAAACGGCGTTATTAAAATGAGCGCAGATATCGAAGGATTGGTCGAAACCTCTTCCAACCTTGCCGTTGTTGTAACCAAACAAAACAGCGTCGAAGTAATCACAAGTCAAAGAAGCTCGGTCGAATCCGAAAAGTACGAAATTTCGAACGCTATTGCCGCCGTATTCAAATTGGCAAAAGCAAAAGTGAATTTCGGGGAAGGCTATCCCGGATGGAAACCCGATATCAATTCTCCCATTTTAAAAATTATGAAAGGAGTTTACAAACACATGTTCGGAGCCGAACCCGAAATTAAAGCTATTCACGCTGGACTGGAATGCGGCATTATCAAAGAAAAATTTCCGCATATCGACATGATATCGTTGGGACCGACTATACAGGGAGCTCATTCGCCCGACGAAAAAGTGCAAATAAGTACGGTACAAAAGTTCTGGGATATTCTGGTGAATACTCTTAAAGCCATCCCTTCAAAATAA
- a CDS encoding MFS transporter, whose translation MNNTIKKPQPTFLFRWTILLLISLAMFGNYYIYDSISPLADLLVKQLKFTDSDIGLLQGIYSFPNIIMVLIGGIIIDKIGTRISVLIFTALVMIGSVVTALTGNLYIMALGRLIFGLGAESMIVAITTIIARWFKGKELSLAFGLNLTVARLGSFLALNSPTWGKSFYEYWQSPLLITVAAGVFAVIAIGLYYILDMIGSRKFELPAEGQQEKVVLKEVFTFPKAFWYITALCVTFYSAMFPFQTFAIKFFQDAHGTTREVGGNLSSILTLAAMIFTPLFGLLADKIGKRSWLMMFGSLLIIPVYLMMAYKVGKPDVMSDSDFIRLTISFFDIDVAIPIYLILPMSMMGIAFSLVPAVMWPSVALIVDNAKLGTAYGLMTMIQNIGLFAFNIIIGYANDVSGASATNPAGYNAGMWIFSTLGFFGLVFAYLLKKSQRQLDAKPE comes from the coding sequence ATGAACAATACGATTAAAAAACCTCAACCGACATTCCTGTTCAGATGGACTATTTTGCTTTTAATCAGCCTGGCGATGTTCGGCAATTACTATATCTACGACAGCATAAGTCCTCTGGCAGATTTGCTGGTAAAACAACTCAAATTTACCGATTCGGATATCGGACTTCTGCAGGGAATCTACAGTTTCCCGAACATTATCATGGTGCTCATCGGCGGTATTATTATCGATAAAATTGGCACCAGAATTTCTGTTCTCATTTTTACTGCGCTTGTAATGATCGGTTCCGTTGTCACCGCTTTGACAGGCAATCTTTACATTATGGCGCTCGGCAGGTTGATATTCGGACTCGGAGCCGAATCGATGATTGTCGCCATTACTACAATAATTGCACGTTGGTTTAAAGGCAAGGAATTATCGCTGGCTTTCGGATTGAATCTAACCGTAGCGCGCCTGGGTTCGTTTCTGGCTCTTAATTCGCCCACATGGGGAAAAAGTTTTTACGAGTACTGGCAGTCGCCGCTTCTGATTACGGTAGCGGCGGGAGTTTTTGCCGTTATAGCAATTGGACTCTATTATATTCTCGATATGATCGGCTCGCGGAAATTCGAACTTCCCGCCGAAGGTCAGCAGGAAAAAGTCGTTCTGAAAGAAGTCTTCACTTTTCCGAAAGCTTTCTGGTATATTACCGCGCTTTGCGTAACATTCTATTCGGCAATGTTTCCGTTCCAAACTTTTGCAATTAAATTTTTCCAGGATGCCCACGGAACTACGAGGGAGGTGGGAGGCAATCTTTCGAGTATATTGACGCTGGCTGCCATGATATTTACTCCTCTCTTCGGATTGCTTGCCGATAAAATCGGTAAACGTTCGTGGCTGATGATGTTCGGTTCTCTGCTGATTATTCCCGTCTATTTGATGATGGCTTATAAAGTCGGCAAGCCCGATGTAATGTCGGACAGCGATTTTATTCGTTTGACAATTTCATTTTTCGATATCGACGTGGCAATACCGATTTATCTGATTCTTCCGATGTCGATGATGGGCATTGCATTTTCGTTGGTTCCTGCTGTAATGTGGCCCTCGGTTGCATTGATTGTCGACAATGCTAAGCTGGGAACAGCTTACGGTTTAATGACGATGATTCAGAATATCGGTTTGTTTGCTTTTAATATTATTATCGGTTATGCAAACGACGTCTCGGGAGCCAGCGCTACGAATCCCGCGGGCTACAATGCGGGAATGTGGATTTTCTCGACGCTCGGATTTTTCGGACTTGTATTTGCGTATTTACTGAAAAAAAGTCAGCGGCAGCTCGACGCCAAACCCGAATAG
- a CDS encoding aminopeptidase, whose amino-acid sequence MKLTKLDKASVIAVRDCMGAKPKESVLIITDEKKKKIGYSLYQNALRLGHRSIYLEMKSGEMHGEEPPEQVAEIMKMFDVVLCPTDKSLTHTNARRAASAKGVRIATFPGITEDVMIRGLSADYKKIAELTIKLARKLDKAKKVRVTAPNGTDISFEIKGRKAIASKGLFHKKGEGGNLPTGEAFIAPLEGTSNGVFVVDGSMSGIGVVKNKPIKIEVKDGFATKITGGSQAKKLEKILDKYGKLARNIAEFGIGTNDKVKLSGNLLEDEKVKGTVHIALGDNKTMGGKVNVPIHLDGLIKKPTVWLDDKIIMKDGKLII is encoded by the coding sequence ATGAAATTGACCAAACTCGACAAAGCATCAGTAATAGCCGTACGCGATTGCATGGGCGCCAAACCGAAAGAATCGGTGTTGATTATAACCGACGAAAAGAAGAAAAAAATCGGATATTCTCTTTATCAAAATGCTTTGAGATTGGGGCATCGCTCGATTTATCTGGAAATGAAATCGGGCGAAATGCACGGAGAGGAACCGCCTGAGCAGGTCGCAGAAATAATGAAAATGTTCGACGTTGTATTATGCCCGACGGATAAGTCTTTGACCCATACAAACGCCAGACGGGCGGCCTCGGCAAAAGGCGTTCGAATTGCGACATTTCCCGGCATTACCGAAGACGTAATGATTAGGGGACTGAGCGCCGATTACAAAAAAATAGCCGAGCTAACCATTAAACTTGCCAGAAAGCTGGACAAAGCCAAGAAAGTACGAGTTACGGCTCCAAACGGCACCGACATTTCTTTTGAAATCAAAGGGCGGAAAGCCATTGCCAGCAAAGGTTTGTTTCATAAAAAAGGCGAGGGCGGCAATCTGCCAACAGGCGAAGCTTTTATAGCCCCTCTGGAAGGAACCTCCAACGGCGTTTTTGTGGTTGACGGTTCGATGTCGGGAATTGGAGTCGTTAAAAATAAACCGATTAAAATCGAAGTAAAAGACGGCTTTGCTACAAAAATAACCGGCGGTTCGCAGGCTAAAAAGCTCGAGAAAATACTCGATAAATACGGAAAATTAGCCCGTAATATTGCCGAATTCGGAATCGGAACGAACGATAAAGTGAAATTGAGCGGAAATCTGCTCGAAGACGAAAAAGTCAAAGGCACCGTTCATATTGCGCTGGGCGACAATAAAACAATGGGCGGCAAAGTGAATGTCCCGATTCACCTCGACGGATTGATAAAAAAACCGACCGTATGGCTCGACGATAAGATTATAATGAAGGACGGGAAATTAATAATTTAA